A region from the Campylobacter subantarcticus LMG 24377 genome encodes:
- the lpoB gene encoding penicillin-binding protein activator LpoB, giving the protein MKKSLFFMVFTFLVFSACSSQPKYTDGKASQKIQGDALTLGLDREDFEKTAEDMIQSLLSDPAFANLNSSNRKVIAIGKIINDTPQRIDTDKLTAKITIALRKSGKFILTTAIAAGGAKDSLSHDIRDLRDNEEFNRNSIAKKGTLLAPNFSLSGKIRQDTVKLYNGKIQSEYFFHLILTDLTSGLAFWEDEKTINKIGKGKSVTW; this is encoded by the coding sequence ATGAAAAAAAGTTTATTTTTTATGGTTTTTACATTTTTAGTTTTCAGTGCTTGCTCTTCACAGCCAAAATACACCGATGGTAAAGCCTCTCAAAAAATTCAAGGAGATGCACTTACTTTGGGACTTGATAGAGAGGATTTTGAAAAAACCGCTGAAGATATGATACAAAGCCTACTTAGCGATCCTGCTTTTGCAAATTTAAACAGTTCTAATAGAAAAGTTATTGCCATAGGAAAAATCATTAATGATACCCCACAAAGAATAGACACAGACAAACTCACTGCAAAAATTACCATAGCATTAAGAAAATCTGGCAAATTTATACTAACAACCGCTATAGCAGCAGGCGGAGCAAAAGATAGCTTATCTCATGATATAAGAGATTTAAGAGACAATGAAGAATTCAATCGAAACTCCATCGCTAAAAAAGGCACACTTTTAGCTCCAAATTTCTCACTCTCAGGTAAAATCAGACAAGATACTGTTAAACTTTACAATGGCAAAATTCAAAGTGAATATTTCTTTCATCTCATTCTTACGGATTTAACTAGTGGTTTGGCCTTTTGGGAAGATGAAAAAACTATCAATAAAATAGGCAAAGGCAAAAGTGTAACATGGTAA
- a CDS encoding putative metalloprotease CJM1_0395 family protein, which translates to MQISSSYGGAFYTQNPYQNKDKEQTKENPQQTEENKNNQEKDEKTQKVNGKDLSNEEIKQIRELEKIDREVRAHEAAHQAAGGALAGAASFGYTRGPDNKMYAIEGEVPIRMQKGNTPEETIANAMQVIAAAMAPADPSPQDYKVAANAMQMQNDARMEQAKIKAEELKAQNDKNKDEHEEKANPNSKVIKSYTQNSPQDYIGSQYNKSA; encoded by the coding sequence ATGCAAATTAGTTCAAGTTATGGCGGTGCCTTTTATACACAAAATCCTTATCAAAACAAAGACAAAGAACAAACCAAAGAAAATCCACAACAAACAGAAGAAAATAAAAACAATCAAGAAAAAGATGAAAAAACTCAAAAAGTTAATGGTAAAGACTTAAGCAATGAAGAAATAAAACAAATACGAGAGCTTGAAAAAATCGACAGAGAAGTAAGAGCTCATGAAGCAGCTCACCAAGCAGCAGGTGGGGCTTTAGCAGGAGCTGCAAGCTTTGGTTACACAAGAGGCCCTGATAATAAAATGTATGCAATTGAAGGAGAAGTACCTATAAGAATGCAAAAAGGCAATACTCCTGAAGAAACCATAGCCAATGCTATGCAGGTGATTGCTGCTGCTATGGCGCCGGCTGATCCTAGTCCACAAGATTACAAAGTAGCAGCTAATGCTATGCAAATGCAAAATGACGCACGTATGGAACAAGCCAAAATAAAAGCAGAAGAGCTAAAAGCTCAAAACGATAAAAACAAAGACGAACACGAGGAAAAAGCAAATCCAAATTCTAAAGTCATAAAATCATACACACAAAATTCACCACAAGATTACATAGGAAGTCAGTATAACAAAAGTGCATAG
- a CDS encoding potassium channel family protein yields MKKEIYGIIGLGKFGSVLAKELIDQGKRVIVSDIDEEAVKELQDRADFAYILDSTHTIALKEAGYANADVVILSIGENLESSILTFMALKEIGVKNIIAKANSSTHGQILSKLGVNKVIYPEKESAKRLAKILITNPNFEIIDLSANTIKVAKVLIDENLAGKTLQSIGQNLKVIAHKQHDAWSIMPNLETTAYLNDILMLLGTQEELNQYEY; encoded by the coding sequence ATGAAAAAAGAAATTTATGGTATTATAGGACTTGGAAAATTTGGCTCAGTTTTAGCAAAAGAGCTTATTGATCAAGGTAAAAGAGTTATTGTCTCAGATATTGATGAAGAAGCGGTTAAGGAATTACAAGATCGTGCGGATTTTGCTTATATTTTAGATTCTACACACACCATAGCTTTAAAAGAAGCAGGTTATGCAAATGCTGATGTTGTCATACTTAGTATAGGTGAAAATTTAGAATCAAGTATACTTACTTTCATGGCTTTAAAAGAAATTGGAGTAAAAAATATCATCGCCAAAGCAAATTCTTCTACACATGGGCAAATTCTTTCAAAACTTGGGGTTAATAAAGTTATCTACCCTGAAAAAGAATCTGCAAAGCGTTTGGCTAAGATTCTTATCACTAATCCAAATTTTGAAATCATAGATCTTTCAGCTAATACCATCAAAGTGGCAAAAGTTTTAATAGATGAGAATTTGGCTGGAAAAACTTTACAGTCTATTGGACAAAATTTAAAAGTTATTGCACACAAACAACACGATGCTTGGAGTATTATGCCAAATTTGGAAACCACTGCCTACTTAAATGATATACTAATGTTACTTGGTACTCAAGAAGAATTAAATCAGTATGAATATTGA
- a CDS encoding TrkH family potassium uptake protein, translating into MTKLTLDRKNIRILFIGYILVALFGTFILMLPIMHTKPISFLDAFFTSASAVSMTGLIVLNTSLDFSFYGQLVILLLIQIGGLGYMSIAMALYILVRKKMSFGEKNLLRESLIYPSADGLVGFLKKVLFFVFAIELLGAVLLFLRFKLDMNLSEALWASIFHAISAFNNAGFSIFESGLMPYKDDFWINFIITSLIIIGGLGYFVLLELYFFSKKRFASLSLHTKLVLISTVILIIFASLIVFLFEYHNPKSIGEFSLFDKIMSAYFTAVNYRTAGFNTLDLSTFKDASLFFGSLFMIIGGAPGGTAGGIKVTTVAVLLIYAYWSIKDTSARIFNFEIPAETINKAFIIVVSSIVYIIACVLILSLIEDDKSFLPLLFETSSAFATVGVSVGDGGTLSLSALFNSESKLIIILLMLSGRVGVLAFLFSIFFKEKEKYLNYPKGKIIL; encoded by the coding sequence ATGACAAAATTAACTTTAGATAGAAAAAATATAAGAATTTTATTTATAGGTTATATTCTAGTAGCACTTTTTGGCACTTTTATCCTTATGCTTCCTATTATGCATACTAAACCCATATCTTTTTTAGATGCATTTTTTACTAGTGCCTCAGCTGTAAGTATGACAGGACTTATTGTATTAAACACTTCGCTAGATTTTAGCTTTTATGGACAACTTGTTATTTTATTACTTATTCAAATAGGCGGTTTAGGCTACATGAGTATAGCCATGGCTTTATATATTTTAGTACGCAAAAAAATGAGCTTTGGAGAAAAAAATCTTTTAAGAGAATCCTTGATTTATCCTAGTGCTGATGGACTTGTAGGATTTTTAAAAAAAGTTTTATTTTTTGTATTTGCCATTGAACTTCTAGGTGCAGTATTGTTATTTTTAAGATTTAAGCTCGATATGAATTTAAGCGAAGCTCTATGGGCTAGTATTTTTCACGCCATTTCTGCATTTAATAATGCCGGATTTAGTATATTTGAAAGCGGTCTAATGCCTTATAAAGATGATTTTTGGATTAATTTCATTATTACTTCTTTGATCATCATTGGAGGTTTGGGATATTTTGTATTGCTAGAATTATATTTTTTTTCTAAAAAGCGTTTTGCAAGCTTAAGTTTACATACAAAACTTGTTTTGATTTCTACTGTTATATTGATTATATTTGCTAGCTTAATAGTTTTTTTATTTGAATATCATAATCCAAAAAGCATAGGTGAATTTTCTCTCTTTGATAAAATTATGAGTGCTTATTTTACAGCAGTAAATTATCGAACAGCAGGGTTTAATACTCTCGATCTTAGCACTTTTAAAGATGCAAGTTTGTTTTTTGGATCTTTATTTATGATTATAGGTGGTGCACCTGGCGGGACTGCTGGGGGTATTAAAGTGACCACTGTTGCTGTATTATTAATCTATGCATATTGGAGCATCAAAGACACTAGTGCAAGAATTTTTAACTTTGAAATTCCTGCAGAAACCATTAATAAAGCTTTTATTATAGTAGTAAGTTCTATTGTATATATCATCGCTTGTGTATTAATTTTATCCTTAATTGAAGATGATAAAAGCTTTTTGCCATTGTTATTTGAAACAAGCTCAGCTTTTGCTACAGTAGGGGTTTCAGTAGGAGATGGTGGAACCTTATCGCTTAGTGCGCTTTTTAATTCTGAAAGTAAATTAATTATCATTCTACTTATGCTTAGCGGTAGAGTGGGAGTGCTTGCATTTTTATTTAGCATATTTTTCAAAGAAAAAGAAAAATATTTAAATTATCCAAAAGGAAAAATTATATTATGA